From the genome of Astatotilapia calliptera chromosome 3, fAstCal1.2, whole genome shotgun sequence:
ttattattttttaattaaaataatttcattgtTGTCGGGAGATAATATTGATGCTAATTTCTAGGAGCTggagattgtttttgttttttttgcagaggTCTTTAATCTTGTCAAACCACATAAGCCACTGACAGACAGATGAACACTCAGTGAAAATGATAAATCTGCAGATCCAACATCTGGAACACTGAGAGTCGAATAAGTAAACAAATCTAACCAGTTAACATAAGAACCAGTTTACCTGGAACACCAGCACGAGGTGTTGAGTGGCTCTAAGCAGAGATTAATTTGGACTGCATGCTTCCATCGCCTACCACCCACCTCAGCACCACCAATACTTATATATTGTCCATATTTGATCTTTTGCACATCTAAAACATCGGTTATTGATGTCTTACTGCAGCGGTGGGGAACTCCAAGCCttaagggccggtgtcctgcaggttttagatctcaccctagGTCaatacacctgaatcaaatgattagttcattaccaggcctctggagaacttcaagacatgttgaggaggtaattcagtcatttaaattagctgtgctggatcaaggacacatctaaaacctcaaggccacctttgaggcctggagttcccccgcCTCTATCTAACTGGAACtgaaagggaagaaaaagacaggaaacagtAAACATTGCCTTtacaaagcaaataaataacacGCCCTAACCCAGAGCAGCAGAGTTAAGTATCTGGTTTACACCCATTCAAAAACTTGCCAAATCTTCTCTCGCAGCGCCAAACAGACTATTCTTCTTTTGAATCTAGTTTTAAGATTCTGGTGCTCCACGTGCTGACAATCGGGTGTCTGATTGGCTCCTTATCAGcagcacctgtgagcatggacccTCTTACAGCGCACAGTTAGCGTCTGCTCCTAGCGGGGGTGACAAGAGGAAGACAGTTCATATATAGCTAATGTATCTGTGAATAATAAGGAGATCTCACAGCTTTTTCCATAATGGTCTGGAAATGACTCCGTAACTGGAATACAGCTAAAATGATAATGTGCAGTTGCACTTTTAAGAAAGCTCATTTTGAAACGTATTGCtagacacacacaaatggaTAGGATTCAGCCTGACACAAGGATAGGCCGAGGATCAAAGGATCTGCTGTTAATGACTACCatagctagggatgggtatcgaaaaccggttcttgttgagaaccggttcccactgtttcaattccttggaatcgtttgccatttttgcaaacgattcccttatcgattccagtcaccccgaatgacgtcaccacgttgcggagcgtcatttacctggcaggaaacatggcgcctaagcggctcaaacgctcaaaagtttgattatactttatgagaaccgatgacaacagggcaacttgcaaagtagatatttcatttaagggaggaaacactacgaatatgcaaaagcatttgctcacaaaacacgcgatgacacgcgtttttaattccgctccggactcgtgactctcaacccagcagcagcgctaacgtttgcacgtcctctcccgttaatgcggcaggtaaataatcaactaacagtgcatattatgttagcgcaatctgccttattacaagacctgccattactgtacatgtacatggactctgtctgtctctctcatcatggtcacctataggtgaccatgatgagagagacagacagagtctggctcagatgctggcagttctcgctgcagtctacccgtagcgtctcctttcaggccaggatagacgaatgtcaccgagcagtgtctaagtttgtggtcaaaggcttgaacccatttgccacagcagatgcccccgatttttggtaagtgaatgtgtttaattgtaggcagggacattactggatattcttgtgtaattgccacagaacaatttatgttatactttgttattgctacagaagaatatttattttattattttacatttacaattttttttcctggggaccctgtgacaccccattgaagagccataggctgtggatctcttaagatctcactgctgggtttgtaaggccatgttactcctaaatttctatcttgttcaaagagaagatataaaacaaagttctaagctaatcgaccttagtgttctcctttttaaaaaaaaaaaaaaaaaaagaatcgataagagaatcgataaagaatcgaatcgttaaacagaatcgaaaatggaatcggaatcgttaaaatcttatcaatacccatccctaaccaTAGCCCATTACTTCAGAAAACTGGAGTTACGTTTGTCATAGAAAACATTGCCTAATTAGTAACAAGGTGTCTTTACAGCACGGTTTACAACAACAATACAATAATACCATAGTTTTACAATAATATCTAAGATGGTCGAGGTCATCGTGGAATGCGATTCAAATATAAAGCCCTAAACTCAAAGCACACCTTTAAAGgctggtttcatttttcattttaactaGCGTGACTGTAGCTAGATTATGATAAGATACTGGAATCAGTCAGTCAcatcttgctgctttttttctggttttttagtttttgtttttttttctccctctgatGGATAAATCCTTTTGATGCATTGTTAGagtgaattgttaaatgttgtcatttctatGCTTGCCAACTCTGATGAAAGAAATTCCACTGTCCTTCCCCCCAGATTCTCCAGGTTCTAGGTGGGGGGctgtaatgttttattgcagATACAAACTATCTGGAAGATCTGCTTCTTTTCATGTAAGCTTCCTGCGTTtacgaccctttggtcagcaggaggtctcacacacacacagtcttacagaagttcacacatatacatacaatgCCTTGCCTTAGAACCATGTGGGCGTGGCTTTGTTCTGATGTTTTGTCTCTCAATAAAAAGGCAGCAAGGGAGGTCATCGCCGAGGTCATTTTCGTGGTGGACataggcctcccttgcgcaagtgatcgatcgatcgactgtcttgttttcttcatgatgaatacgtctctagaattagcgaggcttgtggaaacacagacccaacattcATATTTGTTGCAAGTAGAACAACACAGAAATCTTTATACCAGTAGTTTTAAGTTGTCATATCGTTAGCATATTTATCTTTCTGCATGAAACCAGAAAATGACCTAATGTGTTACAAAACAATCGCATGTTATTGTATTTAGCAATGTAGCTTCCAGACATATAGGTTTATAGATGTTGTTCATATCAGTGCAATTTGATGTTGCCTttgaaatctccaaaagttgattctgttcatgtggacgtagcgttttgtgggagaaacgtttcgtcactcatccaagtgacttcttcagtctcagctgaaggTTTCCCCGATCTTAGGaagagtacatttgcataatgactgaaaccatgaaggaacaatgggctgggaggtcagttccttaatattaattatgcaaattcacatgaccattgatcaatggcctTGAGTACCATTCACATAGAGTTGTGGAATGGCttcaatcacagcattgtaagatggccaggactctgcagtctatttacacttacaggccagtggacacgctttcaatgatgaggatgtacacatcctggacaggaagCTGGTGTGAGcgcagagtcaaggaggccatttatgtgaaaagggaaagaccatctctgaatggaggagggaGCCTAAGGggacatctgtcaccatcttactattctgtgattgcagccattcctcaACTCTGTGTGAATTGTACTGATTGCCATTGATCATCACGTAGCGTGCCACACGAAACACAAGACACTTTGCAACCTGCTCTTTAATCACTTTAATCCCCGCTTTTTCTCCTGCTTTGTACACATTAATCATGTTTGTTCCTGCTCTCTTACTTTTTAGAGTTTATACTTGCCCAGTTTGTGTGGCTCACCCACAATTTCATTGTACGTGTACAATGACAGGAGAGggcttttctattctattctatttggtttttatttacaaatctTTAAGGTTATACAAATGGTACAATGGGAATTTCGGGGAAAACATTTCCTGAGAATTCAAGGGCATCGCAGCTGTGTCATTGTGGGTTCTTTGTAACAGTCAACATATTGATAGGGATTCTTGGGAACGGCGCTGGGAAGAAAATGTGCAAATTCTAAAAAAGAGAGCCACAAAGTCTGACCAGTACTTTGTACCATATGATTTGAGTCTGGTGTTCTTAGAGAAGAGCTTGTTACTCAAGGTGTTTCTGTTCAGCAGGGAATTTCACGAAACCTGTTAATCCCTTGAGGTGATTTTAAGTAATCGAGCCAGACACAAACAATGAATGTTGTAACCTGAGTcaggtgtttgtgtgcacagagTAGGTTATAATCACAGAGGTGGATGAGGTCACTTtgagcttgattttttttttttttttattctccttTGTTGTGGATCTCCTGGAATAAAAAGTTATTCACACAAGCAGGTGACACATTCACATTTATGGAGGACCCTTTTtccaacaaacaacacaaaactaggCTCATTACAGACTTGAATAGGAGCTTGTATTCTGACTCTCCTAACATCTGTATGTGATTTGATTCAACAGtgcatttttgttctttgtttcttgTAAATAAAGCATAAACCGAGACAGAAAAGCTACCAATCCCCACAAATCCTGCATGAAATCCTGAATGCAAGCAGAAGACTCTAACCTACACCTATCAAGGACATTTGTGACTTTTCATGTCACTTTAAAATACAGCAGAGATGGTGGTGAAAGTGCATCTTCAAGAGATGCACATCTTCTCTAAGGTCCTTGGGCTTGTTTTGGATGCATGTCGAGCTGCAGGAATCCATTACTTGAGTccgctgatgttttttttagatgTCTTCAGTGCTTCCTGTCCTGCTCCTGTCAGAAGTCTCTGAATATGCTCATGTACTGGAAAGAAAACAACTTTACTTTAGAGGGACTCACATGAGTTCTTCTACACAATATATCTTAAAGAGATGCAGTATGACACGTTAtcaatgtttgcttttttcttttgtctttggtCACACAGATATAACAGTGAGGTGTGGACAAGATGTCGCTCTTCACTGTCAGGATCCCAGGGGTGTAAATATCACCCTGTTAGAGTGGAGCATACCTGAGATTAAGTCAGACGGATACGTCTTCTTCTACCGAAACCGGCGCTCATATGAAAGCTACCAGCACGAGCGTTTTAAAGGCCGAGTGGAGCTGTCAGACCCGTCTATGAACAACGGAAACGTTTCTGTGATTCTGAAGAACGTCAACGTCAACGATACAGGAACATATGAGTGTCGGATTATAACCAGTGATCTCAGCAGCGGTCAGAGAGTTCAGAGTGAGTCCAGGCAGTCCATCGACCTCACAGTCATAGACTCTGGTGAGTTGAGAGGTTCACTTTACTACTTATTCTTCTTCTGACTTGTAGGGACATGCAGAGCCAAATTGCAGCCCTCACTGCACGGCTAAGCACAAAAGAgctttttgtgtctgtgaactGTGACGCTGGCTTTTCGGAAGGAAGCATTATCTGTTCATTCATGGTAAAAACAGAAGACCCTGCATGTTATTTTCCACCATCTGataaaagaaagaggagaaaaatccCCAACCTACGTCACTGgaaaggatttaaaaaatatcgtCTTTGGATGGGCTCTGAATTTAGCGCAGACTTTGATGTTTATGAAATCTTCACTGCAAACTGCACTGatcttatttttctgtttctactGTGGTCTGAGATATAATGATGCATCCTGCAGTGACAGGTGGTGACATATCTGATCTGACACAGTTGTTTATtggctgtgttttatttatatgcagACATCTGCTATTGCTCTTTTTTCCATGCTCTGTGTGACATTATTATACCACCTGAGTGTGTTGTACATGTTTGAAGTCCACGGACTAACCTGCATTGTCTCATAGTTCAGAGTTTTGAATGTGGTGGTTCAGTGAAACAAAGATGGTGCAGCTGGTTGAAAAGACTCCGATTTTGAGGCTGGTGTGCAGCCGAGACACAGATGACATGAAAAGAGTCTGTGTGAGTTTAAACTGAGTGTAGTGTTGAATAACTGATTTACAAAGTTGTGTACTCACTCTAGTACTTTAGCTTTCGAGTACCTATAGCAGAATCTTTTATTATGCAGAAAAATGTCCGTGATATGATTGGATCATAGTTGTTGCAGCATTAAAATGTGCTTCCTTTTAATGTATAAGATGGATATTTTATTGGGTTATACTTCTGGGTGGTTTTATCTATATTAATCGAGCAATATATCAGTATCAGTACAATTATAACTAATAAGGTACCGTAAAATAATGAACTGAAGTTTCATATTTCTGGGGGTCTAGCGTCACCCTGCACCCTCATCTTTGGGTGCACCCctgcttttcttctttccatggggaaaatgtattttgaattGTATATTTAAGTTTATATTTAgttctgtttcttgtttttatgcttttatttgatTGGTGCTTTACTTGGTATACATGCAGCAGCtttagagagagaaaataaaagtgtcAGTCTCTGAAACACGACGCAGTGATGCTGCTCAGCGTTTATTACTGTTTGCAGGATTTCAaagtataaaagcagaaatactgtcaGCATACCTGAGTCCTcacacctgttttgttttttctctgcaggAAGCGAGGATGAACAGGACAAGAAGACATTTCTTTTAGCTATAGgtattgttgctgttgttttaagTCTTTTTGTTATTCTTAGTGCTGCTGTATGTatccacagaaaaaagaaatcatcaacACACAGGGAACATGAACATTATAAACATCCACCTGAAAAAGAGCTGATCTGAAATGCATCAGACGAtgtgtaaaatattattttctgaCCCTGTTAGCAAGCAGACAGCACAAACAAGGGTCCCCTCACAGCAACATGCTTCGATGCACCGCTCCTCTGATCTCAAGTCATGTTCTCCCATCAATCATTAAAAGTAACATTAGGTCAATGCTGTGGCTGCAACAAGGTTCATGactgtttctatttcttttccctttttttcttttaagctcTAACTTTATTCTGTGCGGTTTTCTGCAGAGCTTGATCTTACTGTGAGAACAGGCGGCAGGTAGAGAACAGCAGGCGAGCGTAGTGGAGCTTTTAGCAGGTAGAGAGGTGGAGGAGACAGACGTAGAGTAGATCAGTTCAGACAGTGCATTAAAACGGGGCCACAGTAGCACGGTTCGCAGGTTCTCACAGCTAATTAAGCACTTTATTAAGTTctttaagcttttattttgcacCTTTAAACACTTTATTATACTTGCTGCTATTTGTGGCAACTGCAGCCAATCAGCGACTTCCTTCTTTCTGGCCATTGCCTCCATTAGATCAAAATAATTCGCCAAACACAAGTCAGGTAGTGTAATATGTGATTATAGTATAaccataatatttatttaaaaaacatacaaaatggttttattgtgttattataTGAGTTGTGCAACGTTCTGAGTTGGATCTGTAAATATCAGAAACCTTATTTAAACTCTGCTGATCTCACGTTCAGATCGGGCGTCGCTGTTTTTAGACTTCCCGTCATGTCCACTTAAATTTGTTCCTCTGCACAAGTTGCAAGGTTGATGTTTCCATTGACTTTCATTTTCAGGAGTTCACTCGAACATTAATCTGGTGAATAGGAAGGATTTTAATTCTGAAGACTTTTTAACACAATCTGAGTCAGTTGGTGCTTTCAGCCCCTGACAGTTCGGCTCGTTTCCTGTCCTGATGCCTCAGGATCTCACCCTTTCTCCTGATCGGCGCCCTCTCCTGTTGTGCTGCCTTCAGGCATTGAAACTCATCAGAAAACTGCTCAGTCGTGAAGTTCAGGTTAGTTTTAAATACaatttgtttgctgtttgtcgTTTGAGGTGTGTGGTGAGGCTGCAGAGCGCTCTGTGGCAGAGGTCAGAGAGGGACTTCCTCTGAGATCTAAAAGCAGCAGCGGCTCTCAAAACAGTCCATAGGTTTCTGATTTTTATCGATCTCTTCTCAGAACTTTTCAGAATTTAAGTCTTTATTTATCTGATGTACTCAGTGTGTTAATATTTcactctttgttttctgttttgttagtCCCCACTGATCTTTAGTTTGTCAGTTCAAATGTTGTGGATTCTTACTGATATCCAGTCTGACTCTGACAGAGTGATAAGCAAAGTTCATTGGAAATAtccactgtaaaaaaataaataaatcgatATTTGAAGCTCAAAAGGGACAGTGCAATGTGTAAAAGGAAGGTGGAAGAAGATGGACGGGCGTTCAAAATTAAAACCGAGCAGGATGAGCGGTCATATCAGGAGTCGGCAGGAGGAACGAGGTATGAAACCCATGGAGAGAAATGTGGCTTCCCTCCATGTTTAGCTGttgtttgtatattttgtgTCCAAGCCAAGTGGATCTGTTGGCTCAAATTAGTAAATAATACATAGAAAATACGTGTTCATATGTATGCATGTACACATGTTCATTTCTCAGTACCATTTTTACATTGGAACTTGTATTATATTCCTGCTCTTTTGTCTTCTGTTCATTTAAATTAACTGTAAGTGTTGTGCAGTTGGCTGGACTGTTGATCTGAACTCATCATAGAAATAAAGTGAGAGCCTCATATCACAATGACGggtttgtttgatgttttttcccTCTAGGGGCTTTTTCTCTGATTAAAGCAAAAATAGGGGAACTATGTCATTAACTTCAGCCTGTTTGCACTTGTGCACTTCCTTCTTCTAAACTCAAGTAATTATAATTATGGGTGTTTTTTCGTAAATGCTTCTCTGTAGAAATGAACTTTCTTAGTTGAGTCCAGCATTGAAAGACATTTTAGATCTTTATATGCCAAACAAATAAGTCGGCACAGtcaagaaacagaaaatgtttgaaGTGTCCTTTAACTGTGACTAAAATGTTCCTAAATTCCCCCTGGTACTGTTGTTGGTATGTAGCAGGAATGGCTGCGGCTCATTTCAGATGCACTCGGGTTATTTCCACTCCTGCTCTGAAGTACACTGTGCTCACAAACACGACACAGTATATCGCTCCAGCTGCAAGCTATCAACCTTTACTGACTCGACTGTTTGGTCACATGTCTGGTTAGCTGACATTGACCTTAAAGACAGTTTAACTTCCAGGGCACGCAAAGCTATTTAAAACCTTATTTTGGGCAAAGTcagcaggtttaaaaaaaaacctgagatCAGATTTGACTGCTGAGTCTGTACATGTACTTTTTATGTCTTGGGAACACTTCAAAAATAACTACCAAAACAGGACCCAGTAGgtctgttttaatgttttctttttaacaggagctgcttttctttctctgtcatcATAAAATCAGACTGGGATTAGGGAATCTGCAGCGTCTGTTAATGATGAGTGCACTttgcttccaaaataaaaaaacagctgaccgTCAGTCACTTTGGTTTAATCAGTCAGAAGCCACGAGTACAGCTCACGAAGACTTTATCACGAATGCCAATAAAGATAAGTCCTGTTTTCAGTTGAAGCTTATCTCATACTGAAAGTCAGAGTTCAGCATGTTTCCTCATATTTTTACCAAGATTATGTTTTCTGAACCCACAGAGAGGATGGGAATG
Proteins encoded in this window:
- the LOC113019552 gene encoding V-set domain-containing T-cell activation inhibitor 1-like, with the protein product MSHILLLLLLTFETAASQDITVRCGQDVALHCQDPRGVNITLLEWSIPEIKSDGYVFFYRNRRSYESYQHERFKGRVELSDPSMNNGNVSVILKNVNVNDTGTYECRIITSDLSSGQRVQSESRQSIDLTVIDSGSEDEQDKKTFLLAIGIVAVVLSLFVILSAAVCIHRKKKSSTHREHEHYKHPPEKELI